Sequence from the Desulfotomaculum sp. genome:
CGGTAGAGTATACAGGGCAGGCCATTTCAGCTCTTTCCCAGGACGCCCGCTTTACTATATCCAACATGGCGGTTGAAATGGGCGCTAAAGCAGGTCTGATGGCGGCAGATGAAAAAACTTTTTCATGGCTGGAGAGTTTTACAAATAAGAAATATCAGCCTGTGGAGCCGGATCCTGACGCTAAATACTTCAGAATTGAAGAGTATGACGTGAGTAAACTTGAGCCGCATGTGGCCAAGCCGCACACCGTTGACAACGTCTGTCCGGTCGGGGACGTATCTGGTACGGTAATCAACCAGGTTGTTATAGGAACCTGTACGAATGGCCGTCTGGAGGATTTGCGAATCGCCGCCGGAATTTTAAAAGGCCGGAAATGCAATAAAGATATCCGGCTCATTGTAGCTCCGGCTTCAAGGAAAATAATGCTGGATGCGATAAGAGAAGGAATCGTTGAAACACTGGTCGAAAGCGGGGCTGCTTTTGTAACACCGGGTTGCGGCCCGTGCGTCGGAACACATAATGGTGTGCCCTCTGACGGCGAGGTCGTTATTTCAACCGCCAATAGAAACTTCAAGGGGCGGATGGGAAATTCAAAAGCTTACATTTATTTGGCTTCCCCGGCAACGGCCGCAGCTTCTGCAATTACTGGACGAATTACCGATCCAAGAGAATTTCTAAAAAGAGAATTTCTAAAGTAGGTGACTTAAATGTTCTTCGAGGGCAATGCCCATAAGTTCGGCAATGATATCAATACTGACTATATAATTTCAGGTAAATATAAATTTAAAACACTTAACATGGTTGAGTTAGCCAGTCATGTTATGGAGGATCTGGATCCCGATTTCAGCAATAAAGTAACACCTGGAGATTTTATAGTAGCCGGGACCAACTTCGGCTGCGGTTCATCACGGGAGCAGGCGCCCCTGGTTGTAAAATATGCCAAGATCAGCGCCGTTCTGGCCAAATCTTTCGCCAGAATTTTCTACCGCAATGCAATAAACACAGGCTTACCGGTTGTTGAATGTGATACTGATCTGATTGGTGAAGGTGATGTTTTGGAAGTTGATCTTTCTCAGGGGTTTGTCAAAAATAAAAGCAGCGGCGTTTCCATTCCTATCAAACCGCTGCCTGATGTGATGATTAAAATCTTAAACGACGGTGGTTTGAGCGCCCATTTCAAAAAGTATGGCGGTTTCAGCTTTGAATAGAAAAGATAAATAATTAGCTGGAGGCATTGAAGTGGCTCAACACAAAATTACTTTAATTCCGGGGGACGGTATTGGTCCTGAAATAGCCGAGGCAGCCCGCGGGGTAATTGAGGCTACCGGTATAGATATACAATGGGAAATTGTTCAGGCGGGAGCAGGAGTTATCGGTGAATACGGCACACCTTTGCCGGAACATGTTCTTGAATCAATCAAACGAAACCGGGTGGCCTTAAAAGGGCCTCTTACCACACCGATAGGAACTGGTTTCCGCAGTATCAACGTGGCCTTGCGTCAGGAACTTAACCTGTATGCAAATATAAGACCTGCAAGAAGTTTGCCGGGTATTTCGAGCCGTTACGAGCATGTTAATCTTATTGTGGTAAGGGAGAATACCGAGGATTTATATGCGGGTATTGAGCACAGGGTAGGTAAAAATGCCGCTGAAAGCATTAAGATTATTACCAGGGAGGCCTCGGAACGGGTAGCCCGCCACGCCTTCGAGATGGCCAAAA
This genomic interval carries:
- a CDS encoding 3-isopropylmalate dehydratase large subunit (catalyzes the isomerization between 2-isopropylmalate and 3-isopropylmalate in leucine biosynthesis) → MGQTIIEKILSSHSNSQVFANDLVVAEVDYIMGQDGTSPLTIKAFQEMGGEKIFDPGKVIFVIDHNAPSPNEGVSELHKMMRDFARQKGIYTCDVGEGVCHQLVPETGAVGPGSLVIGADSHTCTYGALNAFSTGVGSTDLAAALISGRMWFKVPDTLKIICHGELPPGVYSKDLVLYLTGQITADGATYLSVEYTGQAISALSQDARFTISNMAVEMGAKAGLMAADEKTFSWLESFTNKKYQPVEPDPDAKYFRIEEYDVSKLEPHVAKPHTVDNVCPVGDVSGTVINQVVIGTCTNGRLEDLRIAAGILKGRKCNKDIRLIVAPASRKIMLDAIREGIVETLVESGAAFVTPGCGPCVGTHNGVPSDGEVVISTANRNFKGRMGNSKAYIYLASPATAAASAITGRITDPREFLKREFLK
- a CDS encoding 3-isopropylmalate dehydratase, which produces MFFEGNAHKFGNDINTDYIISGKYKFKTLNMVELASHVMEDLDPDFSNKVTPGDFIVAGTNFGCGSSREQAPLVVKYAKISAVLAKSFARIFYRNAINTGLPVVECDTDLIGEGDVLEVDLSQGFVKNKSSGVSIPIKPLPDVMIKILNDGGLSAHFKKYGGFSFE